Genomic DNA from Brenneria izadpanahii:
CCGCCGTTGATCAGGATCGCCTGAACATCGTCGCTGGCGATCCAGGCCGATACCTGCGCCCTGATCTGATAGCGATTTTCTTTAACAATGCCGCTGGCGACAATATGATGCCCGGCGGACTGCGCGGCCTCGCGCAGATAGTCGCCGGAGGTATCGTCAGCGGCGGTACGCCGATCCGACACGGTAAGCACCGCAATATTAAGCGGAATAAATTCGCTACTGACCTTGCTCATAACTGACTCCTTACGAAATACGTTGAATTCCCGGCCTGGGTTTAACCGCCGATAAACGATAGATTCTGCGTGATGCCGCTGTTCCCTTGATGCAGGAAATGGGTCTGCTTCTTGTACGATAACCCGCCTGAAATACGCATTTTCAGCGCATCAAGCTGATCGTCGTCGGCCATCAAATCACGTAACGGGATCCCCTGCTCGCCAAACAAACAGAGATGAAGATTGCCGATGGCGGAAACACGCAGGCGGTTGCAGCTCTGACAGAAATCTTTCGCGTAGGGCATGATAAGTCCGATCTCGCCCTGATAATCAGCGTGCCGGAACACGCGCGCCGGGCCGTCGCTGCGGCCGCGCGGCTGTTCGCTCCACCCTTGTTGCAACAGTTTCTGAAGAATAACCTCGCCGGAAATGTGATGCTGCTGAAAGAGACGTCCCCCGTCGCCGGTTTCCATCAGTTCGATAAAGCGCAGCTGAATCGGCCGCGCCTTAATCCATTGGAGAAAGGTGTGCAGGCTGGCGTCATTAACGTCGCGCATCAGTACGGTATTCACTTTGACCTTGCTGAAGCCGCACGCGAAAGCCGCATCGATCCCCGCCATCACCTGACGGAACTTATCCTGTCCGGTAATGGCATGAAACTGCCGGGCATCCAGACTATCCACGCTGACATTCACGCTGGTCAGCCCGGCTTCGCGCCAGCGGGAGATATCACGGGCAAGGCGATAGCCATTGGTGGTGACGGCCAAGGTGCGGATCGCCGGATTTTCGCGGATCGCGGCGATGATATCGACAAAATCGCGGCGCAAAGAGGGTTCCCCGCCGGTGAGACGCACTTTCTCCGTGCCTAATTCGGCAAACGCGCGGCTAACGCGACGGATTTCGTCGAGAGACAGAAAGCGGCGTGAGCTATCGCCATTCGGCTTATAACCATCCGGCAGGCAGTAGGTACAACGAAAGTTACAGACATCAGTTATCGACAGACGCAAATAGTAAAATTTGCGCGCGAACGCATCGGTCAGTTGACTAACCATAAACACCTTTCCAAATACGGGAGATGCAGGCATTTCTACCTCGCACCCTGGTGACGCTAAGGTCACGGCCAGGGCGCCCTATGATGCGCAACGCACACACCACTTAGGCGCCAAGGCTAGGAGTTTGATTCCAGTCTATTATTTGACAACTATAGTCAAACAATACAGACGCGGAACCGTGATTTTCGTAACAAAGTCTACCGCCAAACACCGTGCTCCGTCACTTTAAAATACGATATGTACTTTGATATATAACGGTTTTTCTTTATTACCAAGGTACAGAATACGCGAAAATAGTTTGTGGAAACTGTCACAGGTCACACCTGCGAGATGATCTTTCGCCTTTTATAGCGAAATCGGCTACCTTACCGGCGGCAGTTGTCACTTCAGTTCAGTTATAAGGGTTTCTATGTTCAAACGCACGTTGGCCGATCTTGATCGGGTTGTCGCCCTGGGGGGCGGACACGGCTTAGGTCGGGTAATGTCTTCGCTTTCCTCGCTGGGTTCCCGTCTGACCGGGATTGTCACCACCACGGACAACGGCGGCTCGACCGGAAGAATTCGCCGCGCCGAGGGCGGCATAGCCTGGGGCGATACCCGTAACTGCCTGAATCAGTTGATTACCACGCCGAGCGTCGCCTCCGCCATGTTTGAATACCGCTTTAACGGCAGCGGCGAGCTGGCGGGGCATAATCTGGGCAACCTGATGCTAAAGGCGCTCGATAATTTGAGCGTTCGGCCGTTGGAAGCCATTAATCTGCTGCGTAATCTCTTAAAAGTGGACGCCTTCCTCATTCCGATGTCCGAACAGCCGGTTGATTTAATGGCGATAGATGAACAAGGCAATCCCGTCTATGGCGAAGTTGAAGTCGATCAGCTCCCTACCTTACCGCAGGATCTGATGCTGTTCCCCTCCGTCACCGCCCCGCTTGAGGCGCTGGACGCTATTTCCTCGGCCGATCTGATCCTGATCGGCCCCGGCAGCTTTTTGACCAGT
This window encodes:
- the moaA gene encoding GTP 3',8-cyclase MoaA is translated as MVSQLTDAFARKFYYLRLSITDVCNFRCTYCLPDGYKPNGDSSRRFLSLDEIRRVSRAFAELGTEKVRLTGGEPSLRRDFVDIIAAIRENPAIRTLAVTTNGYRLARDISRWREAGLTSVNVSVDSLDARQFHAITGQDKFRQVMAGIDAAFACGFSKVKVNTVLMRDVNDASLHTFLQWIKARPIQLRFIELMETGDGGRLFQQHHISGEVILQKLLQQGWSEQPRGRSDGPARVFRHADYQGEIGLIMPYAKDFCQSCNRLRVSAIGNLHLCLFGEQGIPLRDLMADDDQLDALKMRISGGLSYKKQTHFLHQGNSGITQNLSFIGG
- a CDS encoding gluconeogenesis factor YvcK family protein, with the translated sequence MFKRTLADLDRVVALGGGHGLGRVMSSLSSLGSRLTGIVTTTDNGGSTGRIRRAEGGIAWGDTRNCLNQLITTPSVASAMFEYRFNGSGELAGHNLGNLMLKALDNLSVRPLEAINLLRNLLKVDAFLIPMSEQPVDLMAIDEQGNPVYGEVEVDQLPTLPQDLMLFPSVTAPLEALDAISSADLILIGPGSFLTSLMPPLLLDDLSHALSGTAAPIIYIDNLGRELSPSAAGMTLQQKLEMMEKHIGAGRINVIIMPPGPAAAPDGCILIQQPLEAADIAYRHDRKLLYAAIEKGLSALTSTEQTRSFGAY